From Gammaproteobacteria bacterium:
CGTTTGTACTTGTATCGACCACGATATCAACATCAAGGATAGTATCTCTCGGGCGGTGGCGTTATCATCAACAACCAGCACTCGGAGATTAGAAAGGAAATCTTCCGATATTACATCCTTTTCAGTGATTTGCTCATGAAGACCAAGAACTGCGGTAAAGGTAAATACGCTTCCGATTCCCGGTTCACTCTCGACCTTGATATCTCCTCCCATCATCTCGGCAATTCGTTTGCTAATAGCGAGACCAAGACCGGTACCGCCGAAACGTCGCGTGGTCGAAGCATCCGCCTGGTTGAATGATTGGAATAATTTGGCCTGCTGTTCCTTAGTCAATCCAATTCCGGTATCGCGTACTACGAATGAAAGTTTTATTTCGTTTTCTCGCCATTCACTGACCATAATCGATAGCACGACTTCGCCGTTTTCAGTGAATTTGATGGCATTATTAATCAAGTTTAGCAGCACCTGCCCCAGACGGATCGGGTCGCCAATGAATTGTGATGGAACATCAGAATCGACATGGAAGACCAGTTCCAAATCTTTTTTCGCTGCCCATGGCGCGGTAATGTTGGCAGTGCCGTCCAGAACTGATTTGATATTGAAGCGGATAGCCTCAATGGTGAATTTTCCTGATTCTATCTTAGAAAAATCGAGAATGTCATTGATGATGTTTAACAGAGAAGTCGCAGAGGAGATAATTTTCTGGAGATAATCTTTTTGTTTGTCATCCCGACAGGTCTTGATCGCCAACTGGCTTAACCCAATGACACCATTCATCGGGGTACGGATTTCGTGGCTCATATTAGCGAGGAACTCGCTTTTTGCCTGATTGGCTAATTCCGCAGCAATTTTTGCCTGTTGGAGTTGATTGGTGCGTTCAGTAACTTTTTGCTCCAACTCTTCGGTTAATTTCTGAAGGCCACAGCTGACAATCATCGCTAATAAGGAGGTCATCACTAATACTGAAGTGAACAGTTGCAGCAAAATCAATGATTCAGTGGGCGATGGATTGGAAAACGGGCCATGCCCTTGTGTTGTTCCATGGATTGCCCATCCCATCATGAGGGCATTTAACAGGCTTACCTGGCGTGGTCCGAAACGAAATGCACCCCATAACAGGAGAGGTAATAAAGTAAAAGCCAAAGAGGAACTATGTAAAACAAATTCATCGCTAAAAATAGCGGATGTAATGGTGGCTATTCCGATAGCCAAAATAAAGAATTCAAAAAAACGCAGCTTCCGCAATTGCTCTCCATCGGGTTTCAACCAAGAAAGAATCATCGGAGCAACAATCAATGTGCCACCAATATCTCCGATACTCCAGTTAAGCATTACGGTGACGAATTCACTCAGGGGAATGAGATCGGATAACCACAATGATCCGACCCCGAGTAGGGCATTGCAAAAACTTCCCGTCATGGCGCTGGTGAGGAAGGAAAAAAAATTGCGCACTGATGTGAATGGATTACTGCCCTGCATCAAAAAAGAAACTAGGTAAATAACAGCGACACCTTCCAGTACGTTGCCTGTAGAGATTACTAAGTGTTTCCAGAGGGGGCCGGGCATGAAAAATAAACCAAGAAAAAATTCACCAAAAAAAATTCCTGGCAGAACATTAGAACCCAATAATAACGACAAAGCGACGACTAAACCGGCTGGCAGCCAAAATGGAGAAGCGGTTCCCCCAATCGTACCTAATGCAATACATATTTTTCCCAGAACAATATAGGCAAGAATAGTCGCCAGCCAAATAAGCGGCCAACGTAGCCTACAACGGATTATGAACGGAATGAGTACGCTCATTTGGAATTTCCGGATTTTTGCATCCTCGTTTTTTGGCACACTTACGAATAAATTTGTGTGAGTGTTAAGGCTTACCGAAGTGACGGGTCAAAATTTGTAATTCTTCAACTACGCGACGCTCTGCGGCAACGACTTGTTCAATATCCCTGCTGGTGTCTTCCAGCATGGTCAAAAAATTTTCCATCCTGGTACGTAATACCGGATGATGCTTCAAACGTTCATGCAACATTCGATTGAGGTCTTGCGACATCGCGCCAGACAATACAGCATTTTTTTCATTAGGTTGAAACACGTCTGCGGGGTTATCGAAACTTGCAATTTGTTCGGGAGTCATGGGACGGCCAAAATAAAAACCCTGAATGCTGGTGACCCCTTCGGCACGCAGGAATTCAACTTGCTCTGCGGTCTCCGCGCCCTCGGCAATCACCTCTATCCGCAGGCTGGAGGCCAGCGCGACAATGGTGCGCACGATGGCGACATCTGCTGCGTTTTCCGGCACACCATCGACGAAGGATTTATCGATTTTGAAGCAGTTGATGGGAAATAATTTGATATGTGAAAGTGAAGAGTAACCCGTACCAAAATCGTCTACCGACAAAGAAACGCCCAAATTGCGGAGACCCGCAGTAATGCGGCGGATTTGGTCGTTGACTTCCAGCGCGCCCTCGGTAATTTCGATCTCCAGATGTCCAGGTTCGATTCCTGCTGCGTGGATGGCATCAGCCACGGTTTGCACAAAAGTAGCCTTTAACTGGGAAGGTGCAATATTGACCGCAACCCGTGGCACCGGTACTCCCAAATCAATCCAGATCTTCATCTGTCGACAGGCCTCGTTGAGCACCCAGTAACCCATTTCTTCAATCAGGCCCAGTTCCTCAACCATGGGCAGGAAAATTCCGGGTGCTTGTACGCCACGAACCGGATGCTGCCACCGCACTAGAGCTTCTACTCCGCTGATTGCCCCCGTGCATGTATCTATCTGTGGTTGATAGAGCAGAAAGAACTGCCGTTCCTGAATGGCGTGGTGCAATTCAGCGGTCAACACTAATTTCCGATCCAGCTCCAAGCTCATGTTTTTGGCATAAAACGCGAAACCGTTGCGCCCCTGCTGCTTTGCCTGATACATGGCGGTATCCGCCGCCTTGATGAGATCGGCGGGAAGGGTGGCATCTTCGGGATAGCAACTGATGCCAATGCTTGCTGTCGGGACCAATTCGTGTCCATCCAGATAAACTGGCGTTGCCAGGCAGGACAGCAAGCGTTTAATGGCCTCTGCTATCGTTTGATTGTCCCCTACCCTTTCCATGGCCAAAATAAACTCATCACCGCCCCAGCGGGAAAGGATGTCCTGCTTGCGGGTAGCCGCCAACAGGCGTTCCACTACCGCCTTCAGGTAGAGATCACCGAAGGCGTGACCCAGGGTATCGTTGATAATCTTGAAGCGGTCCAGGTCAATAAACACCACCGCCACGCCAAAACCCTCGCGTCGTGCTTGTTCTAGGGCTTGACCCAATTGCTCGATACAATACATACGATTGGGTAATCCGGTCAGGGTATCGTGGTGGGCGATATGGTAGAGCTTGTCCTCAGCCTGTTTGGCCTTGGAAATGTCGGAAAAGACCGCAACATAATTCTGGATTTCGTCCGCCTCATCGACAATCGCGGTAATGCTGCCCAACTGGGGATAGATTTCACCGTTCTTGCGTCGGTTCCAGATTTCCCCTTTCCAACGACGATAATTTTTTAATTGTTGCCAGAATTCTTGAAAAAAATGTGCGGTATGGACGCCGGAATTGAGAATTGATGGTGTGCGTCCCACTGCTTCCTCGGCACTAAAACCCGTGATCTCGGTAAAGGCTCGATTGACCGAAGTAATGCGGCCAGCAGCGTCGGTGACCAGCACAGCTTCGGTAGCTTGTTCAAGAATCGCTTCGGTGGTTGCCCCGGCTTTGTGCGTGGTCTCGCTGAATACGACGATACTGCCGGTGATATCTCCCTTTTCCGTTAATGGGCTGGTAACGTAGTTCAACAGAATTGGCGGTTGTTCCGCGAACTTGAAGAATGGATGAAAGCCTTGCCGAGTCTCGCCATCTTTCAGGGTCGCCAAAAATGAGCATTTTTCCTGAGGATATTGGCAAAAATTTTCATCTGCCTTGCCACAGAATGCTGTGCAAAAATAAGCGCCAATCAAATGCCGCTCTGATCCTCCCAGCATCTTGAACGTAGCTTCGTTGGCATAAATAACATGGCCTTCACGGTCGAGGCTAATCAGTGCCTCACCTGCTGACTCCAGAATACGAGAATTGCGGCGATGAACCTCCTCAATCGCTAGCTGATAGCTATAACGCTGGGTGACATCACGGGCGTTGAGGACAATTTCATCCTCGCCCTGCCAGCCTAGGGTATGCTTGAGCGTTGCTTCAATCCATAGAATTCTGCCATCTGGTCGATGTCCTCGCGCCACCGTGGTCACGGTGGCACCCAGTGGTTTTAGATTTGTCAAGAGAAGTTGAATCTTTTCTTGCTCTTCATCGAGAGTCTCTTCCAGCCCAATGCCGATGATATCGACGCTTTCTAGGCCCAAGAGTTCAAGGCAGGCAGGTGAGGCGAAACGAAAATGGCCAGCCAGATCCAGTCGCGCAATCATGTCGGTCGAGTTTTCCGCCAGTAAGCGGTAACTTTCCTCGCTGTTCTTGAGTGCTTTCTGGGTCATGACCTCAATGATCGACAGAGAAAGAGAATGAGCAGCGTCGATTTCGACCTGCGACCAGGGCAAGGACTTGCCACGGTAGGTTTCGATCCAAGTCTTAAAAGATGCACGAGGTGATAGTGACACGCCTGTAGCGTCGCGGGTCACCGTTTTGTCCGGCCTGCCTGCCCAGCGCAGGGTGCGAACCACGCTCGGACGAAACCACATCACGAAATTTTTCAGCGCGTGATCGAGGGGAGCCAACATCATGCCGCCGATTAATAAATCCTCCGGCGTCAAGTCCGACATCTCTCCCATCAGTTCAGCCACGCTTTCGGTATGAAATACCGACGACATGAAACCGGGTGGTAACTTTTCCAGGAGGCGGTCGATTACTGAATCACGGGGCGCATCACCGATTCGATGACGTTGTCCGTCAATTGCGACAATAGCGCCGGTGCTCCTTACCAGGCCCAATAATTTGCCTTTCATGGCCTGAATGACCGTATCCAGATCGCTCGAACGACGAATTAAATCGGTCATTTCGTAAAGCAAATCACGGATTTTGCCATTGAGAGCAGTGCGTTCCGCATTGTCCATATTGAGCAGCTTGAGAGACACCACCCGACCGATGAATTCGTCGAGTTCACGCGCTCGCAGGTTCGCGTATTTCGGCGAAAAATGATGACAAGCCAGCAGGCCCCAGAGTTGATCATTTTGCACCAGCGAGATGCTGAGGCTGGCCTGGACGCCCATGTGGCGCAGGTAAGTGACATGCACCGGCGACAAGCTCCGCAACCAGGAATGGCTAAGATCAAGCGGATGCGCGTCGCTGCCACCAATCTGCCGGATAGGCACGGGCTTGGCGTCAACGTCGGCAATCAAGCGCACCAAATTACGCGTGTAGAGTGCCCGCGCCTGGGGCGGGATATCAGAGGCAGGGAAGTGGTTGCCCAAATAGGAACACGCAGTTTCAATCTTGCTTTCGGCAATAACCTCACCGTCCCAATTGTTGTCGAAGCGATACATCATCACCCGGTCAAAGCTGGTGAGCAGACGCAGTTGCTCAACCGCCGCCTGGGCATAGCGCCCGAGATCGGTTTCGGCGTCGAGTTTCCAGAGTGCGTCACGAATTGGGATAAATAATTCGTGAAAGACATCACCAGCCGCTGGTTGTGTCCCCTCGATCTCAATCACCAAGAGATCGCCAGATTGAAATATTTGCGCGTCGTATTGAATCAATTGCTGATTACAAAGCGACGAAAGTGACCGAACAGCAGGTTCGGGTACATCGTCCAGAGAAAATAAGTTACTTAGACATTCCGATTCTGATTGAAATGTTTGGTGTTCTTTTTGAGCCAATGGGTTATTGCTCGGTAACGAAAATGACCAAATAACGGCTTCGGGCAGGTTATCCAATGCAAACAAATCGTTTAACCGCGCCATTTGATCATCGCCGAGCAAATCGATCAATGGCCGATTAAGCGCGGCTTCGGCGCTCAACGAAAAAATGCTGTCAAGATTATCGCTGGCGGCGCGAATGATTCGTTCCTTGCGGTCAAATGCGATCAACACGCCGACCGGCTGGATACTGCCAATCTGGTGGATCGGTTCACGGGCGCAATTATCCAGCGCCTCGTTGACAAGACTGGAATGTTCGACTGCTGGTATGGAATCAGGCGTGGTAGTCATTAAACAATCCTTAATCAATCGGATAGTTAAAAATCAACAAATAAAAACAATTTATCAAGTCGCATCATGAGGATCGGCCATTTTAACTACGGATCGGTTGTTTTTGATTGCGCCGCGTTGCCAGTAATTCGAGCAACGCATCGGCTGCTCTATGATTAGCATTTTGGCGCAAGCGACGGTGAATAGCTTGAAATTCAGCGATTAAAGCCGTTCTTTGCTCTGGGTACTCCAGATAATGTAGCACCGCCCTTCCCAAGGCTGCGGGAGTGGCAGAGTCCTGAATTAGCTCAGGCACCATGAAACGTCCGGCCAAATGATTGGGTAAAGAGTAATAAGGAACTCGCATCATCGGTTTGACAAGGTGATAAGTCAGGGGAGCAAGACGGTAGGCCACGACCATTGGTCTACCTACCAACAGGGCCTCAAGGGCGGCGGTTCCCGATGCCAGTAGAGCCACGTCCGCTGCTGCCAGCGCCTCCTGGGCGTGGCCATCAAGCACAGTCAATGTCAGCCCTTTTCCGGTTTTTGTTATCGCCTGCTCCAAAGAGGGACGCAAATGGGGAGCGGCCAAGGGTAGAATAAATCGCAATTTTGGGCGGCGTGCCGTCAACCATTGAGCGGCGGCGAAAAAATCGCTGGCAAGAAACTCGACTTCGCTCCGTCGACTACCCGGCAGCAATGCGACGATTTCTCCGGTTTCGGGTAATTCCAGTGCGCGACGCGCAGTGGCGTGCTCAGATTCTAAGGGGATGGCATCCGCGAGGGGATGGCCAACGAAACGGGCGGTGATTCCGTAATTGGCGTAAAAATCCGCTTCAAAGGGAAACAGGGTAAGGACTAAATCTGCGGCGCGCGCAATCTTGCGTACTCGCCACGGACGCCATGCCCACACCGATGGGCTTACATAATGAACGGTGGGAATGCCACGCGTGCGCAAGCGGCATTCCAGGTCTAGGTTAAAATCAGGGGCATCAATGCCCACGAATAAGTCAGGCTCGCTGAAAGTCCAGCGTTTGACAAGGCGACGACGTAGTCGCATCAGTTCCGGCAAGTGACTTAATATCTCGATAATGCCCATGACCGCCAGGCGTTCGATATCCGCCACACCGACGCAACCTGCCTGCGCCATGCGTGGTCCAATGACTCCCTCGCAGTGAACCTCGGGCAGTGATTCCCGCAAGGCATCGATTAGTCCGGCTCCAAGGATGTCTCCAGAAACCTCGCCGGCAACCAGGGCAATTTGGATCATGGAATTGTCCCTTATTGAGCGTGCATTGTTGGCAAATAGGGTGTTAAATAAGTACATGCCGTATCATGGCACGGGTTCGTCCACTTATTCCGAATGGAGGGTATGGTGCTTGACGAGAATAAGGACAGCGGGTTTGAAGGCTTGAAGGTGATGGTAATCGATGATAGCAAGACTATTCGCCGTACTGCCGAACTCCTGCTTAAAAACGTCGGTTGCGAGGTTATCATCGCGGGTGACGGTTTCGAAGCGTTGGCCAAGGTTGCCGACCACCGTCCAGATATTGTCTTCGTTGACATCATGATGCCTCGCCTAGATGGCTATCAAACGACGGCGCTCATCAAGCGCAATAGCCGGTTCAGTAATACCCCGGTAATCATGCTTTCCAGCAAGGATGGCATTTTCGACCGTGCCCGGGGGCGAATTGTGGGCTGTGAGGAATATTTGACCAAGCCCTTCACCAAGGAAGATCTGCTGGGCGCCATTAAGCGGCATGTACTCAATGTCGCTAAAACTTCGATATCATTAAAGTAGTACGGGAATTTTAGGCATGGCACACATCCTGATAGTGGACGATTCTCCCACTGATGTTTATATCCTGAAGACCATACTTGAACGCCATGGATACCGGACTTCAAGTGCCGATAATGGAACTGCTGCCGTGGCCCTTGCTCGCCGGGAACATCCCGACGTGGTGCTGATGGATATCGTGATGCCCGGGATTAGCGGTTTTCAAGCGACCCGCCTGCTCAACAAGGATCCCGCAACTTCTTCGATCCCCGTTATTGTGGTGACCACCAAGGATCAGGAAGCTGACAAGGTATGGGCATTCCGCCAGGGCGCGCGGGACTATCTCGTCAAACCGGTGTTTGAATCTGATTTAATAGCGAAAATTCAAGCTGTTCTTGGTGGTTGACGGCAACACCATGGACCATTCAGATCCGTTCTTATTACTCCATCACATCGAGGCCCGCGCCCGTGCTCGTGACCGAGATTTACCGCGTCGCGTTGAGGGTAAGCAGGTTTGGTCAGGAATCGTTTTTCGACTTGGCACCGAGGAGCTGGTCGCACCGCTAATCGAAATTAGCGAAGTATTGGCTTACCCCACTGTCTCGCGGGTGCCAGGCGTCAAGGCGTGGGTAAAGGGAATCGCCAATTTCCGGGGTAATCTCCTTCCCATTATGGATCTGCGTACTCTGCTGGAAGGGATTCCCGTCGTCCAGGACCGACGCAATCGGGTTTTGGTAGTCAGTCATAAAGAAATTTTTGCGGGATTGCTGGTGGATGAAGTGATTGGGCTTCGTCATTTTCAACAAGAAGAATCCAGCCTGCGGCCACCAACAATCAATACTGCGTTCGCGGCCTATCTCCAGGGAGGATTCGAGCGCAACGGACGATTCACACCCGTATTTGGATTTCATGCGCTCGCGGAAAGTCGAGAGTTCATGGAAGTAGCGGCGACGTAGTCGATTTTCCATAAATAGATTTGCCATCAATGATGGCTGCCAGGCTCTTACGAGATGACAGTCGGGAAAGACCGGCAACTTTTAATTTCAAGGTCAAAAAAACAGGAGGACGGCGTTTCCTCCCCATGGCTAAAGCCAGGGGTTTCCGCGCCGAATTTGGAATGCAAAAAATCATTAAATCGTCGGGCAACATGGGAATGGGCATCGGCCAACCCCTGATCATCGTGCTGATGATGATCGTCCTGGTGTTGATGGGAAGCACTTTTTACCATGTATCCGTCAACGAAGGTTACGATGAACAGTATCGAAACATTACCGCCGACCTGCAATTGTTGACCCAGCGTTTAGCCAGGGCGGCACAGGCGATTATACCCAGTGGCAATACCACCCTTGCTCCGCTCAAAGAAAATCGTGCGCGATTCGAGAACAATCTCGATTTATTGGAGAAAGGCAGCGAAACCACCAGTCTGCCTCCAACGCCCGCCACCGTGGCGCAGGAATTCAAGGCGGTTAAGACTCGCTGGCTTAAGGTTCGTGAAAATATCGATTTGGTATTGTCCGCTGCTGTGGATTTTAATGGCCTGCTTGATCTCGCTGCACGCATTCAAGATCAGGCTATCCCGGAAATTTTCCGCCAACTTGATGAAGTACTGCGAGTGCTGGTGGAGAAAAATACTTCTGCGGTCTTACTTGACCACGCCAGTCGCCAGCGGGCGCTCGTCCAGCGCATCTCCCACCAGATTGATCGTTTCCGGCTAGGAATTGGGGATGCAACCCAGATCGCCAATAGTCTAGCGCGTGACCTGGCATTGTTTGTCAAAGTGATGGAAGGTCTGCAAAAAGGCGACGAGCTGCTTCAGATTAAACCCATTCAAGATCCGGAGGCACGCGATAAACTCACACAATTGGTCAAGCAGACGCAGATATTCAAGGGTCAGGTCGAGCAGTTATTGGAAAAAAAGAACATCGTATTCAATGTTCAAAAAGCCACAGCCCAAATTGGCGAGCAAGGCGAACTCTTGCTGATGGATTGCGCAGCACTGCGCAATATTTATGGCCGACTTGGCGGGACTCGCTGGATTTCACGTCCGGTGGGCTATCTATTGGCTGGAGTTGCCTTCCTATTGCTAGCGTGGATGGGTACCAGCCTTCTAGGTGATGTGCGCCGTCGCCAGCAGGAAAGCGAAAAGCTGCAACAAGCCGCCGCCGACACGAGTCGTCGCAATCAGGAAGCGATCCTGCGGTTGCTCGATGAGATTACCAATCTTGCCGACGGTGACCTTACGGTGCGCGCTACTGTCACCGAGGACTTTACCGGGGCTATCGCCGATTCCATCAATTATGCAGTTGATGCCCTGCGTGACCTCGTGGCCGCGATTAATACCACGACTGTCCAGGTATCCGGTGCCGCGCAAGAAACTCAGGCTACTGCTATGCACCTCGCCGAGGCAAGTGAGCACCAGGCACAGGAAATTCGACGCGCCAGCTCCACAGTTGATGCTATGGCGCAAGCCATGGAACAGATGGCAACCAAGGCCGACGACGCCGTGGTCGTGGCCCAGAATTCGGTGCGTACCGCTAAACAGGGTGCCGAGGCAGTGCGCGACACCATCAAGGGCATGGGTGCCATCCGTGACCAGATTCAAGAGACTTCAAAGCGTATCAAGCGACTGGGTGAGTCTTCCCAAGAAATCGGTGAAATTCTGGCGCTTATTAACGATATTTCCGATCAAACCAATATTTTGGCGCTCAACGCCGCAATCCAGGCGGCTATGGCGGGAGAGGCGGGGCGCGGCTTTGCGGTGGTAGCCGACGAGGTGCAACGCCTAGCGGAGCGCGCTGGTAACGCTACTAAGCAGATCGATGCCCTGGTACGGACCATTCAGAGTGATACCAATGAGACGGTCATTTCCATGGAGGAGACTACCACCGACGTGGTACGCGGTGCCAAGCTCGCCGAAGACGCAGGCGGCGCTCTCTCCGAGATCGACAACGTTTCTGCCCAGCTCGCTGAACTTATTCACCAGATATCTCAATCGGCTCAGGGACAAGTTCGCAGTGCCGTTCATATTTCTGAAACCATGAACGTCATCCAGGAAATTACTACCCAAACTTCTGCGGGTACCCAAGATACCGCCGCCTCCATCGGACATCTCGCTGATCTTTCAAATGAATTACGGCGGTCGGTAGCAGGTTTCAAACTGCCCGTGCGCGGTTAGTGGACATTACTGCCCCGGCCTCACGCCGGGGCACGTCGAAGCAATCTTAAAGAAGAACCGTAGCATAAGGACGCTGAGGCAGTTTTGTTGGTTGTCAGTCGCGTCCACGTAGTCAATCTTCTAAAGATTGTAACCACGTTCATCATGTTGGGAGATGTCAAGACCCAATGTTTCTTCTTCGTCGGTAACCCGCAGTCCAACTCCGAAATCCACCAGTTTGAGAATGATGAAAGTCATTACGATGTCATAAACAATGGTGATGCCTACCCCAATTGCCTGGATCGTTATTTGAGAGCCGATGTCGAGGTCGATCTTCGCGCCGCCGAGGCTCGCCGCCGCGAATATACCGGTCAGCAACGCACCGACGATGCCTGCCACGCCATGAACGCCAAACACATCTAGGGAATCATCATAACCCAGGGCGCGTTTGAGTCTAGTTGAAGCAAGAAAGGCGCATACCGTGCCACTAGCACCGATTACTATGGCTCCCATCGGCCCAACAAAGCCGGAAGCAGGGGTAATGGTGACCAAACCAGCCACTGCGCCCGTGACAATTCCGAGCATGCTTGGTTTGCCGTGAGCGAACCATTCCATGAACATCCACGCCAGAGCCGCGCTCGCGGTAGCGATCTGGGTTACCGCCATCGCCATTCCCGCCGTGCCGTTAGCCGCCACTGCGCTCCCTGCGTTAAAACCAAACCATCCAACCCAAAGCATCGACGCGCCGATGACCGTCAATCCCAGGT
This genomic window contains:
- the pilJ gene encoding Protein PilJ — translated: MMAARLLRDDSRERPATFNFKVKKTGGRRFLPMAKARGFRAEFGMQKIIKSSGNMGMGIGQPLIIVLMMIVLVLMGSTFYHVSVNEGYDEQYRNITADLQLLTQRLARAAQAIIPSGNTTLAPLKENRARFENNLDLLEKGSETTSLPPTPATVAQEFKAVKTRWLKVRENIDLVLSAAVDFNGLLDLAARIQDQAIPEIFRQLDEVLRVLVEKNTSAVLLDHASRQRALVQRISHQIDRFRLGIGDATQIANSLARDLALFVKVMEGLQKGDELLQIKPIQDPEARDKLTQLVKQTQIFKGQVEQLLEKKNIVFNVQKATAQIGEQGELLLMDCAALRNIYGRLGGTRWISRPVGYLLAGVAFLLLAWMGTSLLGDVRRRQQESEKLQQAAADTSRRNQEAILRLLDEITNLADGDLTVRATVTEDFTGAIADSINYAVDALRDLVAAINTTTVQVSGAAQETQATAMHLAEASEHQAQEIRRASSTVDAMAQAMEQMATKADDAVVVAQNSVRTAKQGAEAVRDTIKGMGAIRDQIQETSKRIKRLGESSQEIGEILALINDISDQTNILALNAAIQAAMAGEAGRGFAVVADEVQRLAERAGNATKQIDALVRTIQSDTNETVISMEETTTDVVRGAKLAEDAGGALSEIDNVSAQLAELIHQISQSAQGQVRSAVHISETMNVIQEITTQTSAGTQDTAASIGHLADLSNELRRSVAGFKLPVRG